The following are encoded together in the Poseidonibacter lekithochrous genome:
- a CDS encoding antibiotic biosynthesis monooxygenase family protein — protein sequence MFAVIFEVELEEGGQEQYLAIAAKLKEILVTMPGFISIERFESLVNEGKLLSLSFWERKEDIDNWKKNLDHMNAQAAGRAKLFKDYRIRLAEVYKDYTMETSEFKEN from the coding sequence ATGTTTGCGGTTATATTTGAAGTAGAATTAGAAGAGGGTGGGCAAGAGCAGTATTTAGCAATTGCTGCAAAATTAAAAGAGATATTAGTAACAATGCCTGGATTTATTTCTATTGAGAGATTTGAATCTTTAGTAAATGAAGGTAAATTATTATCCTTATCTTTTTGGGAAAGAAAAGAAGATATAGATAATTGGAAAAAGAATCTTGATCATATGAATGCACAAGCTGCAGGTAGAGCAAAATTATTTAAAGATTATAGAATTAGATTAGCTGAGGTTTATAAAGATTATACAATGGAAACAAGTGAATTCAAGGAGAATTAA
- a CDS encoding YkgJ family cysteine cluster protein, giving the protein MNNLIKQEGYPYGFDPSGCEACGGNCCIGESGYIWINPKEIEFLSKHLNITLDEVRIKFLEKKGYKYSIKEIQLDVNNYACTFFDLEKKQCSIYEARPIQCRTFPFWEYFKENVNEVYKECPAIKNI; this is encoded by the coding sequence TTGAACAATTTAATTAAACAAGAAGGTTATCCTTATGGTTTTGACCCAAGTGGTTGTGAAGCCTGTGGGGGTAACTGCTGTATAGGGGAAAGTGGTTATATTTGGATTAACCCTAAAGAGATTGAATTCTTATCTAAACATTTAAATATTACATTAGATGAAGTAAGAATTAAATTTTTAGAAAAAAAAGGCTATAAATATAGTATAAAAGAGATACAATTAGACGTAAATAACTATGCCTGTACTTTTTTTGATCTAGAAAAAAAACAATGTTCTATTTATGAAGCTAGACCAATACAGTGCAGAACTTTCCCTTTTTGGGAATATTTTAAAGAAAATGTAAATGAGGTATATAAAGAGTGCCCAGCTATAAAAAATATTTAA
- a CDS encoding 4Fe-4S dicluster domain-containing protein → MSNMEAPANTPVWVNEDRCKACDKCVSVCPAGVLAMRQEVTSTLGSMIKVVHPDSCIGCTDCELACPDFAIYVADRKEFKFAKLTDEAKDRKEAVIKNNYRELEA, encoded by the coding sequence ATGTCTAATATGGAAGCTCCTGCAAACACTCCAGTTTGGGTGAATGAAGATAGATGTAAAGCATGTGATAAGTGTGTTTCAGTTTGTCCAGCTGGCGTACTTGCGATGAGACAAGAGGTTACTTCAACTTTAGGTTCAATGATTAAAGTTGTACATCCTGATTCATGTATTGGCTGTACTGATTGTGAATTAGCATGTCCTGATTTCGCAATTTATGTTGCAGACAGAAAAGAATTTAAATTTGCTAAATTAACAGATGAAGCAAAAGATAGAAAAGAAGCTGTTATTAAAAATAATTATAGAGAATTAGAGGCTTAA
- a CDS encoding sensor histidine kinase — protein sequence MNKITEHQKISSYFFVFSLGLIITFVLVDMTFFSDQLEKTAMNNALSKIKEKEKTFSSYFNTPKDILESTRKSNYFNKYLNNPKLYKSELDDIFLTISSINKNIMQFRFIDKNGIEKIRIDRKNKDLKPIIVNKNGLQNKSNRYYFSDSKEKEIEKVWYSNIDLNMEKGKVIKPFIPTLRAMLPISFNNEFAGVLIINYFMADALNELIHTSLYDIILLNEKGDYLVHHDNTKNWSFYNNEENALENEFNIYTKYILKDNLIQNKKFISKSLDFDTPEKLKILVQFKNEYLVKNQKEKLNQYLIVSLIIVLLSLLMSILFSKYLKKLFFILKDTKKLNVVLGHKVSEKTKELQELNENLEHKVKEEIKKNKEKEEQLFAQAKLAAMGDMIGNIAHQWRQPLSLISTNASGIKLRHQFGQYDYEELPVHMDKIVEKTQYLSETIDTFRNFLTEGKEYKDIILQDSINMALDIVNSSLRDNFIELENNINKLSPICINTISGELSEVIINVINNAKDVIIDKEVDDAYIKVNLIHLNKKIVISIEDNGGGIPDDIMPRIFEPYFTTKHKTQGTGLGLHMSYKIITDSLMGRIYAQNTDDGAKFFIELPLD from the coding sequence ATGAATAAAATAACGGAACATCAAAAAATATCATCGTACTTTTTCGTTTTTTCTTTAGGTCTTATAATAACATTTGTCTTAGTAGATATGACATTTTTCTCAGACCAATTAGAAAAAACAGCAATGAATAATGCCTTGTCGAAAATTAAAGAAAAAGAAAAGACATTTTCATCTTATTTTAACACTCCAAAAGATATTTTAGAGTCTACTCGTAAATCAAACTATTTTAATAAGTATTTAAATAATCCAAAATTATATAAAAGTGAACTTGATGATATCTTTCTTACAATATCAAGTATAAATAAAAATATTATGCAGTTTAGATTTATTGATAAAAATGGTATTGAAAAAATTAGAATTGATAGAAAGAACAAAGATTTAAAACCTATTATTGTAAATAAAAATGGTTTACAGAATAAATCAAATAGATACTATTTTTCTGACTCAAAAGAAAAAGAGATTGAAAAAGTATGGTATTCAAATATTGATTTAAATATGGAAAAGGGAAAAGTTATAAAACCTTTTATTCCAACACTTCGAGCTATGTTACCAATATCTTTTAATAATGAATTTGCTGGAGTTTTAATCATCAATTATTTTATGGCAGATGCTTTAAATGAGTTAATACATACTTCTTTATATGATATTATTTTATTAAATGAAAAGGGTGACTATTTAGTCCATCATGACAATACAAAAAATTGGTCTTTTTATAATAATGAAGAAAATGCATTAGAAAATGAATTTAATATTTATACAAAATATATACTAAAAGATAATTTGATTCAAAATAAAAAATTTATATCAAAAAGCTTAGATTTTGATACTCCTGAAAAACTCAAAATACTAGTACAGTTTAAAAATGAGTATTTAGTAAAAAATCAAAAAGAGAAATTAAACCAGTACTTGATTGTTTCTTTAATTATTGTTTTATTATCTCTATTAATGAGTATTCTTTTTTCAAAATATCTAAAAAAGCTATTTTTTATTTTAAAAGATACAAAAAAACTAAATGTTGTTTTAGGGCATAAGGTAAGTGAAAAAACAAAAGAGTTGCAAGAACTAAATGAAAATCTTGAACATAAAGTAAAAGAAGAAATTAAAAAAAATAAAGAGAAAGAAGAACAATTATTTGCCCAAGCAAAACTTGCAGCTATGGGGGATATGATTGGTAATATTGCCCACCAATGGAGACAACCATTAAGTCTTATTTCAACAAATGCTTCAGGAATAAAATTAAGACATCAGTTTGGTCAGTATGATTATGAAGAATTGCCTGTTCATATGGATAAAATAGTTGAGAAAACACAATACTTATCTGAAACAATTGATACCTTTAGAAATTTTTTAACAGAAGGAAAAGAGTATAAGGACATTATTTTACAAGATAGTATAAATATGGCACTTGATATTGTTAATTCTTCTTTGCGAGATAATTTTATTGAACTAGAGAACAATATAAATAAACTAAGTCCAATTTGTATTAATACTATTTCAGGAGAGTTATCTGAAGTAATAATTAATGTAATTAATAATGCAAAAGATGTAATAATTGATAAAGAGGTTGATGATGCGTATATCAAAGTAAATCTGATTCACTTAAATAAAAAGATAGTAATTTCAATTGAAGATAATGGAGGTGGAATTCCAGATGATATTATGCCTCGTATCTTTGAACCATACTTTACAACTAAACATAAAACTCAAGGTACAGGGCTTGGCTTACATATGAGTTATAAGATAATTACTGATAGTTTAATGGGAAGAATTTATGCTCAAAATACTGATGATGGAGCAAAATTTTTTATTGAATTACCATTAGATTAG
- a CDS encoding LysR family transcriptional regulator gives MDSNLLKVFVEVAKEKSITKAANKLNFAQSNVTSRIKQLEKSLGFSLFHRVPKGVILSNEGEKLYPRACEIVKKIEEVTYDMKNINKQEHLIIGSTESNAATRIVSFLLQVHKDYPDMNLELITNTTRDITKELLEYKVDIAFISGEPKSDELIILNKVLETIVLVEPKKETCPDVFLSFKNGCAYNEFGQNYLKQISNNEHKNLEFGNYETILGCVKAGMGKSLLPLSIVKKLNYENELRITELPKELANMPTCMVCRKDCIPKIREYLEEYKL, from the coding sequence ATGGATTCTAATTTACTAAAAGTATTCGTCGAAGTTGCAAAAGAAAAAAGTATTACAAAAGCCGCAAATAAGTTAAATTTTGCCCAATCAAATGTTACTTCAAGAATAAAACAACTTGAAAAATCTTTAGGATTTTCCCTATTTCATAGAGTGCCAAAAGGTGTGATATTAAGTAATGAAGGTGAAAAATTATATCCTAGAGCATGTGAAATAGTTAAGAAAATTGAAGAAGTTACATATGATATGAAAAACATCAATAAACAAGAACATTTAATTATAGGTTCGACTGAATCAAATGCAGCTACAAGAATTGTTTCTTTCTTATTGCAAGTGCATAAAGATTACCCAGATATGAATCTAGAATTAATCACAAATACAACAAGAGATATAACAAAAGAGTTATTAGAATACAAAGTTGATATTGCATTTATTAGTGGAGAGCCTAAAAGTGATGAACTTATCATTTTAAATAAAGTATTAGAAACAATTGTTTTAGTAGAACCTAAAAAAGAGACTTGCCCTGATGTATTTTTATCATTTAAAAATGGTTGTGCTTATAATGAATTCGGTCAAAACTATCTAAAACAAATTTCAAATAATGAACACAAGAATTTAGAATTTGGTAACTATGAAACTATCTTAGGTTGTGTAAAAGCAGGAATGGGAAAAAGTCTACTTCCACTAAGTATTGTAAAAAAACTCAATTATGAAAATGAGTTAAGAATTACAGAACTTCCAAAAGAGTTAGCAAATATGCCAACATGTATGGTATGTAGAAAAGATTGTATTCCAAAAATAAGAGAATATTTAGAAGAGTATAAATTATAA
- a CDS encoding YbfB/YjiJ family MFS transporter — translation MNMNTKVLLDKNANAAIILAGIISLVVGVGVARFVFTSLLPPMLDDYLSVSFAGVLASVNYIGYLAGSIFAVFIKDINTKVKFFRIGMFLCIVTTLILGISTNDIVWMISRVLAGFGAAMALVVGSAIVMSKLNIENKTKAMGIHFSGIGFSILISDLIVRTVFYFNGTWQFSWIVLTIFAFIVSLYSMYILSFDKKLQNSSVKHTIDKKLFSPFVILLIIAYFCEGVGMVVQGTFLPDIINSLDGLEGFGSFTWTLVGLAGIPSCIIWMLLAHRYGSVNIIMLAMFIQVIGILISALTNNVYLNLLSGILYGGTFVGLVALFMNLGGKLAGSNPVLLMGALTTAYGIGQVLAPLYSVALIEEFKNYDYVLFVTAFIVSIGILLLIFTKVFKLKGE, via the coding sequence ATGAATATGAATACAAAAGTTTTATTAGATAAAAATGCTAATGCTGCAATTATCCTTGCTGGAATTATTTCATTAGTTGTGGGTGTGGGTGTTGCTAGATTTGTATTTACATCATTATTACCTCCCATGTTAGATGATTATTTGAGTGTTAGTTTTGCTGGAGTATTAGCCTCTGTAAACTATATAGGATATTTAGCAGGTTCAATTTTTGCTGTATTTATAAAAGATATAAATACAAAAGTTAAGTTTTTTAGAATTGGTATGTTTTTGTGTATTGTAACAACGCTTATATTAGGTATTAGCACAAATGATATAGTTTGGATGATATCAAGAGTATTGGCAGGATTTGGTGCTGCTATGGCTTTAGTAGTTGGTTCTGCAATTGTTATGAGTAAATTAAATATTGAGAATAAAACAAAAGCAATGGGAATTCATTTCTCGGGAATTGGATTTTCTATTTTAATTAGTGATTTAATAGTAAGAACTGTGTTTTATTTTAATGGTACTTGGCAATTTTCATGGATTGTATTAACTATTTTTGCTTTTATTGTTTCTTTATATTCAATGTATATTTTATCTTTTGATAAGAAGTTACAAAATAGTAGTGTTAAACATACAATTGATAAAAAATTATTTTCACCTTTTGTAATACTATTAATTATTGCATATTTTTGTGAAGGTGTAGGAATGGTTGTTCAAGGTACTTTTTTACCTGATATAATTAATTCTTTAGACGGACTGGAAGGTTTTGGTAGTTTTACTTGGACTTTAGTTGGATTAGCAGGAATTCCTTCTTGTATAATATGGATGTTATTAGCCCATAGATATGGAAGTGTTAATATAATAATGCTTGCAATGTTTATTCAAGTAATAGGAATATTAATTTCAGCACTTACAAATAATGTATATTTAAATCTTTTATCAGGAATATTATATGGTGGAACATTTGTTGGACTAGTTGCATTATTTATGAATTTAGGTGGGAAATTAGCGGGGAGTAATCCTGTATTGTTAATGGGTGCTTTAACAACAGCTTATGGAATAGGGCAAGTATTAGCTCCTTTGTATAGTGTTGCACTAATTGAAGAGTTTAAAAATTATGATTATGTTTTATTTGTTACAGCTTTTATTGTATCAATTGGGATTTTATTATTGATATTTACAAAAGTATTTAAATTAAAAGGAGAATAA
- the rseP gene encoding RIP metalloprotease RseP encodes MGTITFILVLSFLVFFHELGHFLAARYFGVKVHVFSIGFGKQLFSKEWKGTTWQFALIPLGGYVKMKGQDDTKPINEEDGDDSYNTKSPWQRIVILFAGPFANFILAAILYFVIAILGASALAPSIGTVVENSPAKKAGLIKNDEIYKINNTNVQTWEDIGKVITNTQGPLKFYIKRDNKNIAKTINPYISDSQNMFKEKIKKRMIGISPSGKVIKLDLSFGESLVFAYEKTIFASTMIFQGVQKLIQGVIPSSEVGGVLTIGKVVSDASASSIIALLSITALISVNLGVLNLLPIPALDGGHIMFNIYEMITRRKPSDQVFMFLTIAGWVILAGLMLLGIYNDITRIFLND; translated from the coding sequence TTGGGTACTATTACTTTTATACTTGTACTATCTTTTTTAGTATTTTTTCATGAACTAGGACACTTTTTAGCTGCACGTTATTTTGGTGTTAAAGTTCATGTTTTTTCAATTGGTTTTGGAAAACAACTTTTCTCTAAAGAATGGAAAGGTACAACTTGGCAATTTGCATTAATACCTCTTGGTGGTTATGTAAAAATGAAAGGTCAAGATGATACAAAACCTATCAATGAAGAAGATGGTGATGATTCATATAATACAAAAAGTCCATGGCAAAGAATTGTAATTTTATTTGCAGGTCCTTTTGCTAACTTTATATTAGCTGCAATCTTATATTTTGTTATTGCTATATTAGGTGCTAGTGCATTAGCTCCAAGTATTGGTACAGTTGTTGAAAACTCGCCTGCTAAAAAAGCAGGTTTAATCAAAAATGATGAAATTTATAAAATAAACAATACTAATGTTCAAACATGGGAAGATATTGGAAAAGTAATTACTAATACTCAAGGACCTTTAAAATTTTATATTAAAAGAGATAATAAAAATATTGCAAAGACAATTAATCCTTATATCTCTGATTCTCAAAATATGTTTAAAGAGAAAATCAAAAAAAGAATGATTGGTATTTCACCATCAGGAAAAGTAATAAAACTTGATTTATCATTTGGCGAGTCCTTAGTATTTGCATATGAAAAAACTATTTTTGCATCTACAATGATTTTCCAAGGTGTTCAAAAGTTAATTCAAGGTGTTATTCCAAGTAGTGAAGTTGGAGGAGTACTTACAATAGGTAAAGTAGTTTCAGATGCTAGTGCATCTAGTATTATTGCTTTATTAAGTATTACTGCTTTAATCTCAGTTAACTTAGGGGTTTTAAACCTACTTCCAATCCCAGCATTAGATGGTGGGCATATAATGTTTAACATATATGAAATGATTACAAGAAGAAAACCTAGTGATCAAGTATTTATGTTTTTAACAATTGCAGGATGGGTGATTCTTGCAGGACTTATGCTTCTAGGTATTTATAATGATATAACTAGAATTTTTTTAAATGATTAA
- the trpC gene encoding indole-3-glycerol phosphate synthase TrpC has protein sequence MILDEINERTRADLEKRKKDLPLDLLGRSLSSNPFTPRDVKPYLTATKEEPIRIISEVKKASPSKGIIKEDFDPIAIAQAYSNSGANAISVLTEPHYFQGNLEYLTAIRRYVPTPLLRKDFIVDKYQIVEALVYGADFILLIAKSLGTKELKELYEYALHVGLEVLVEIHDKEDLTKAMKCGANIIGINHRNLDTFEMDMELCDKLIPMIPNGKIIVAESGVSNTETIKRLSGIGADAFLIGEHFMRVPSIEDELTKFKNSMN, from the coding sequence GTGATTTTAGATGAAATTAATGAACGAACGAGAGCGGATTTAGAGAAAAGAAAAAAAGATTTACCATTGGATTTATTAGGAAGAAGCCTTTCTTCTAATCCATTTACACCAAGAGATGTTAAACCGTATTTAACTGCTACAAAAGAAGAACCTATTAGAATAATTTCTGAGGTTAAGAAAGCTAGTCCTTCTAAAGGTATTATAAAAGAAGACTTTGATCCTATTGCAATTGCTCAAGCATATAGTAATAGTGGAGCTAATGCTATTTCTGTTTTAACAGAACCACATTACTTCCAAGGTAATTTAGAATACTTAACTGCTATTAGAAGATATGTACCAACACCATTATTAAGAAAAGACTTTATTGTTGATAAGTATCAAATTGTTGAAGCTTTAGTATATGGAGCTGACTTTATTTTATTAATTGCAAAATCTTTAGGAACTAAAGAACTAAAAGAATTATATGAATATGCTTTACACGTTGGATTAGAAGTATTAGTAGAAATTCATGATAAAGAAGATTTAACTAAAGCAATGAAATGTGGAGCTAATATTATTGGTATTAATCACAGAAATCTAGATACATTTGAAATGGATATGGAATTATGTGATAAATTAATTCCAATGATTCCAAATGGAAAAATCATTGTTGCTGAATCTGGAGTTTCAAATACAGAAACTATTAAAAGATTAAGTGGTATTGGTGCTGATGCTTTCTTAATTGGAGAGCATTTTATGAGAGTACCAAGCATAGAAGACGAACTTACAAAATTTAAAAACTCTATGAACTAA
- the pgsA gene encoding CDP-diacylglycerol--glycerol-3-phosphate 3-phosphatidyltransferase, with protein sequence MKNALNLPNILALFRIALAPLMLWFLIDRDNSIFSTWHPSWFDYFAGLIFVIASVTDFFDGFIARSWDQMTKLGAILDPLADKMLILAGFLGLMVIDRASAWAVFLILSREFFITGLRVVAVSEGKNVASTMAGKVKTVVQMIAIGFLIMNWPFATELLWAAVALTLYSGYEYIRDYFTN encoded by the coding sequence ATGAAAAATGCTTTAAATTTACCAAATATTTTAGCACTTTTTAGAATAGCATTAGCTCCGCTAATGCTATGGTTTTTAATAGATAGAGATAATTCTATCTTCTCTACTTGGCACCCTTCTTGGTTTGATTATTTTGCTGGATTAATTTTTGTAATTGCTTCTGTTACTGATTTCTTTGATGGTTTTATTGCAAGATCATGGGATCAAATGACAAAACTAGGTGCAATTCTTGACCCATTAGCAGATAAAATGCTAATACTTGCTGGATTCTTAGGACTTATGGTAATAGATAGAGCTTCTGCTTGGGCTGTATTTTTAATACTTTCAAGAGAATTTTTTATAACAGGATTACGTGTTGTTGCAGTAAGCGAAGGCAAAAATGTAGCTTCTACAATGGCAGGTAAAGTTAAAACTGTTGTACAAATGATTGCAATTGGTTTTTTAATTATGAACTGGCCTTTTGCTACTGAACTTTTATGGGCAGCTGTTGCTTTAACTTTATACTCTGGATACGAGTATATTAGAGACTACTTTACAAATTAA
- a CDS encoding enoyl-ACP reductase → MSNEMQGKTLVISGGTKGIGKECVYKFAKNGVNVAFTYNSNQQFAEDICKDVEEKYGVKCKAYPFNILEPETYKELFLEIDKDFDRVDFFISNAMIYGRAVVGGYGKFMKLKPRGLNNIYTATVNAFVCGSQQAAKRMQKVGGGAIVSLSSTGNLVYIPNYSGHGTNKAAVEAMVRYAATELGEMNIRVNAVSGGPIDTDALKAFTNYEEVKQKTIDLSALKRMGQPEDLAQSCYFLCTNDASWITSQTLIVDGGTTFR, encoded by the coding sequence ATGAGTAATGAAATGCAAGGTAAAACTTTAGTAATTTCTGGTGGTACAAAAGGTATCGGTAAAGAGTGTGTATATAAATTTGCAAAAAATGGTGTAAACGTAGCTTTTACATATAATTCAAATCAACAATTCGCTGAAGATATCTGTAAAGACGTAGAAGAAAAATATGGTGTTAAGTGTAAAGCTTACCCATTTAATATTTTAGAGCCAGAAACATATAAAGAGTTATTCTTAGAAATTGACAAAGACTTCGATAGAGTTGATTTCTTTATTTCTAATGCAATGATTTACGGAAGAGCTGTTGTTGGTGGATATGGTAAATTTATGAAATTAAAACCAAGAGGTTTAAATAACATTTATACTGCAACGGTAAATGCATTTGTATGTGGTTCTCAACAAGCTGCTAAAAGAATGCAAAAAGTTGGTGGGGGAGCTATTGTTTCTTTATCTTCTACTGGTAACTTAGTATATATTCCTAATTATTCAGGTCATGGTACAAACAAAGCAGCAGTTGAAGCAATGGTAAGATATGCAGCAACTGAATTAGGTGAAATGAATATTAGAGTAAATGCTGTTTCAGGAGGTCCAATTGATACTGATGCATTAAAAGCATTTACAAACTATGAAGAAGTTAAACAAAAAACAATTGACTTATCTGCATTAAAAAGAATGGGACAACCAGAAGATTTAGCTCAATCATGTTATTTCTTATGTACTAATGATGCTTCATGGATCACTTCTCAAACATTAATTGTTGATGGTGGGACTACTTTCAGATAA
- a CDS encoding YggS family pyridoxal phosphate-dependent enzyme, translated as MNKQLATKNLDDIITRVEGARLKISEHHIVKIIGISKYSEVNDVATLYEAGQRAFGENKVQDLKTKSDELDELPIEWHFVGRLQKNKINNLIDIKPSLVQSLDSLDLAQEFNKKLEAKDKKINALLQINSANEDSKTGVNPEEAVSIYKEILDTCPNIRLKGVMSIGAHVEDEKIIKDSFKTTKKIYDELVPFGAKYCSMGMSSDYELAIACGSNMIRVGSTLFKD; from the coding sequence ATGAATAAACAATTAGCAACTAAAAATTTAGATGATATTATCACAAGAGTAGAAGGTGCAAGACTTAAGATATCAGAACACCATATTGTAAAAATTATTGGTATTTCAAAATATTCAGAAGTAAATGACGTAGCTACATTATATGAAGCAGGTCAAAGAGCTTTTGGTGAAAATAAAGTTCAAGATTTAAAAACAAAAAGTGATGAACTAGATGAACTACCAATTGAATGGCATTTTGTAGGTAGGTTACAAAAAAATAAAATCAATAATCTTATTGATATAAAACCATCACTTGTTCAATCTCTAGATTCACTTGATTTAGCACAGGAATTTAATAAGAAATTAGAAGCAAAAGATAAAAAAATCAATGCTCTACTTCAAATTAATTCTGCAAATGAAGATTCTAAAACTGGAGTAAATCCAGAAGAAGCAGTATCAATTTATAAAGAAATCTTAGATACATGTCCAAACATAAGACTAAAAGGTGTTATGAGTATTGGAGCACATGTAGAAGATGAAAAAATTATTAAAGATTCATTTAAAACTACTAAAAAAATCTATGATGAATTAGTTCCATTTGGAGCTAAATATTGTTCTATGGGAATGAGTTCTGATTACGAATTAGCAATTGCATGCGGATCGAATATGATTAGAGTTGGTTCTACTTTATTTAAAGACTAA
- a CDS encoding tautomerase family protein, with translation MPIINVKMTEEDGGATLEQKQKLHKGMARLFDDIFGRGGKTAVVIIEEISTDNYSVGGKTITEVRKEAKELSK, from the coding sequence ATGCCAATAATAAATGTAAAGATGACAGAAGAAGATGGTGGAGCAACATTAGAGCAGAAACAAAAATTACATAAAGGTATGGCAAGATTATTTGATGATATCTTTGGTCGTGGTGGAAAAACAGCTGTAGTTATAATAGAAGAGATTTCTACTGATAATTATTCAGTTGGAGGTAAAACTATTACTGAAGTTAGAAAAGAAGCAAAAGAGCTTTCAAAGTAG
- a CDS encoding tRNA1(Val) (adenine(37)-N6)-methyltransferase, with amino-acid sequence MVLYQPMDGYCYNSDTHFLYNFVVENLIKFKNIKGELLDIGSGSGILGLLVAREYDKLNLNQCELQNEFQFFSTKNAQTNKINSNLYKGSYLNMEFEKKFDICVSNPPFYHSNVIKSENKNIKVARYNDSMPLEDFISKTASILKENGKFFFCYDVKQINEILLFLSKYKLNVESIQFVHPKASKDATLILVYARKNSKSLTKIMKPLFVFDNLEFTNEVKEIYKKSSTHSIKVDLEQFN; translated from the coding sequence TTGGTTTTATATCAACCAATGGATGGTTATTGTTATAATAGTGATACACACTTTCTATATAACTTTGTAGTAGAGAATTTAATTAAATTTAAAAATATAAAAGGTGAGCTTCTAGATATTGGAAGTGGAAGTGGAATACTTGGTTTATTGGTTGCTAGAGAATATGATAAGTTAAATCTAAATCAATGTGAGCTACAAAATGAATTTCAATTTTTTTCTACTAAAAATGCACAAACAAATAAAATAAATTCCAATCTTTATAAAGGGTCTTACCTAAACATGGAGTTTGAGAAGAAATTTGATATTTGTGTATCTAATCCTCCTTTTTATCATTCAAATGTAATAAAAAGTGAAAATAAAAATATAAAAGTCGCTAGATACAACGATTCTATGCCATTAGAGGACTTTATCTCTAAAACTGCCTCTATATTAAAAGAAAATGGCAAGTTCTTTTTTTGTTACGATGTGAAACAAATTAATGAAATATTACTTTTTCTTAGTAAATATAAATTGAATGTTGAATCAATTCAATTCGTTCATCCTAAAGCTTCTAAGGATGCTACATTAATATTAGTATATGCAAGAAAGAACTCTAAATCATTAACAAAAATCATGAAACCATTATTTGTTTTTGATAATTTAGAATTCACAAATGAAGTTAAAGAGATATATAAAAAATCTTCAACTCACAGTATAAAGGTAGATCTTGAACAATTTAATTAA